The DNA segment GTGAGATCGATTTGACGGCCTTCGATCCCTTTGAAGATCAGCAGGTCTACGACGTACACCTGCTCTCGGGGGCCTCCCTCGGGTGAAGTCGCCGGCCGCAGCGAACCGTACGCGTGGGGACGAAGCCGAATTGTCGGTCCTCAAGGCGGCCGTCGACCTGGTCTACGGTGTGCAGCCGCGGGCGATTCTTCTGGAAAACGTGCCCGATCTGGTCGAGAAGGATGAATACGAACCGGTCCGTGCGTACGTCGGTGAAGAACTCGGCCATCTCGGCTACCGATTCAGCTGGCACGTTCTGAACGCAAAGGATTTCGGCGTACCACAGAGCCGGAAGGTAGGTCTGCTGGTCGCGTTCAAGGGCGGTCTGATCGATCGCTTCGAGTGGCCGAAGCCGTATGAGGGCCCGTGCCCGGCGGTGGGGGAGACGCTTCTGGAATCCATGGGCGAACGTGGATGGCCGGATGCCGCGACGTGGGCGGCTCAGGCCGATGTGATCGCTCCCACCATCGTCGGCGGGTCTTGGGAGCGGGGCGGGGCGGACCTCGGGCCGACCGGAGCCAAGCGGAAGTGGGCTCAGATAGGAGTCGACGGCGTGACCGTGGCGGACCGGGTCCCGGGCTCGGACTTCGTCTGGAACCCGAGCATCGGGCGGAGCGGCCGAGTGAGGCTCACCGTCGATCAGGTGGCGCTGCTACAGGGCTTTCCAGCCGAGTGGAAGATCGCTGGTCTCAAGACGGCCCGATACCGGCAGGTGGGCAACGCCACACCCCCTCCACTCGCAAGGGCCGTCGGCGAGGCCATCGCCCAGGTCCTTCGGTGCGATGGCGAAGACCTGGGGTCGAAGGGCGAGTAGTGACGGTAGGGTTGGTCGTTGCAGACCGACCGATAGGCAACGCCACCATGACCAGCGCACCGCCCGTTGGGCCACGACGGCCCTTTCACGTCGTCGATCTCTTCGCCGGCCCCGGTGGGTTGGACATGGCGGCCGAGGCTCTGGGTCTTCCATCGATCGGAATCGAGTGGGACGACGACGCGGTGGCCACTCGGCTGGCCGCGGGCCTGAAGACCGTCCACGGCGATGTCCGTCTGTTCGGGCCTGATCATCCCGACTTCAAGAACTGCAACGTACTGGCGGGAGGGCCTCCGTGCCAGACCTTCTCCATCGCGGGGAACGGCTCCGGTCGTAAGGCTTTCGATCTCGTCACCGGATTCATCCGCCGTATGCACGCCTGGTACGAGCTCGAGCGGGCCGGGAAGAAGGGCGAGCGCTGGGAAGACATCCAGCGCGAGTTGGACAAACTCGACGACGAGCGAACCGGTCTCGTCCTCCAGCCTCTGCGGTGGGTCTTCGAGGCGATG comes from the Streptomyces sp. SUK 48 genome and includes:
- a CDS encoding DNA cytosine methyltransferase, translated to MSVLKAAVDLVYGVQPRAILLENVPDLVEKDEYEPVRAYVGEELGHLGYRFSWHVLNAKDFGVPQSRKVGLLVAFKGGLIDRFEWPKPYEGPCPAVGETLLESMGERGWPDAATWAAQADVIAPTIVGGSWERGGADLGPTGAKRKWAQIGVDGVTVADRVPGSDFVWNPSIGRSGRVRLTVDQVALLQGFPAEWKIAGLKTARYRQVGNATPPPLARAVGEAIAQVLRCDGEDLGSKGE